One genomic window of Arachis hypogaea cultivar Tifrunner chromosome 8, arahy.Tifrunner.gnm2.J5K5, whole genome shotgun sequence includes the following:
- the LOC112707365 gene encoding trafficking protein particle complex II-specific subunit 130 homolog isoform X1 has product MANFLAQFQSIKSTSDRLVISVEDVSDLWPAVKPAFEARLPFKQGSLNNKTRNPVLVEKLPAEFILTTDSRLRSRFPQEQLLFWFREPYATIVLVTCEDLDEFKTILKPRLKLIVQNDEREWFIVFVSRAHPANDKASAMAKKVYAKLEVEFNTKKRERCCKYDIHLPESNFWEDLESKIMECIRNTLDKRVQFYEEEIRKLSEQRLMPVWNFCNFFILKESLAFMFEMAHLHDDALREYDELELCYIETVNNTGKQRDFGGADHGDDQAALLNPGNKALTQIVQDDSFREFEFRQYLFACQSKLLFKLNRLFEVASRGYSFIISFSKSLALHERILPFCMRETWVVTACLALIDAILSNYNDGLMAPDIEKRFFHLLGDLYSLARVKFMRLAYLIGYGTEIERSPVNSAALSLLSWPKPAVWPSVPADASAEVLEKEKVILQTTSRTKPFGIQRKPLPLEPTVLLREANRRRASLSAGNAFETFDGRQGITEGSGFDASTRMSPSQKVPPSSIPRTNSSPGNFDGSIDRPMRLAEIFVAAEHALKKTISSQELLKSLSSSEEFEQKYLELTKGAADNYHRSLWKRHGVVLDGEIAAVSFKHGHFDQAAKSYEKVCALYSGEGWQDLLAEVLPNLAECQKILNDQAGYLLSCVRLLSLDEGLFLNEERQAFQSELVRLAHSELKDPVPLDVSSLITFSGNPGPPLELCDRDPGTLSVTVWSGFPDDITLDSINLTLVPTSSVDEGAKALQSSTPNVLHPGRNTITLDLPPQKPGSYVLGVLTGQIGQLRFRSHSFSKIGPADTDDFMSYEKPAKPILKVLRPRALVDLDAAVSSPLLTNERQWIGILVRPINYSLKGAVLYIDTGPGLEIDDSHVIEMETYAGVSENDDNKVQKDGAQIDSLNYEKKVERLTLHNGKIEFPNWASDTPSIIWVLVRAMSDMLSRGSSSVTTRRESIVDAMRTIALNLEFGVYHNQIFERTLAVHFTYPFYVTTRVTDKCNDGTLLLQVILHSEVKATLTIYDAWLDLQHGFIHNGQTEGRPSSSLFPLVISPTSKAGILFSICLGKTNGEEDRKQQESILNIKYGISGDRTIGAHPPVMDESTKVDGARQELIFKNAITLQRPVLDPCLAVGFLPLPSDGLRVGQLVKMQWRVERLKDLDEKEVPEQNDEVLYEVKANSGNWMIAGRKRGHVSLSPKQGARIIISVLCMPLVAGYVRPPHLGLPDVDEANVSCKPAGPHLVCVLPPALSSSFCIPVNS; this is encoded by the exons ATGGCAAACTTCCTCGCTCAGTTCCAATCCATCAAGAGTACCTCCGATCGCCTCGTCATTTCAG tcGAGGATGTGAGTGACTTGTGGCCGGCTGTCAAGCCTGCTTTTGAAGCACGGTTGCCGTTCAAGCAAGGGTCTTTGAATAACAAGACACGGAACCCTGTCTTAGTCGAGAAGTTGCCAGCTGAGTTCATATTAACTACAGATTCAAGGCTACGGAGCCGCTTCCCTCAGGAGCAGCTGTTATTTTGGTTTCGAGAGCCGTATGCAACTATTGTACTTGTTACCTGTGAG GATCTTGATGAGTTCAAAACGATCCTCAAACCACGTCTGAAATTAATTGTCCAAAATGATGAGAGAGAATGGTTTATTGTATTTGTATCTAGAGCTCATCCAGCAAATGATAAGGCAAGCGCAATGGCAAAAAAAGTATATGCCAAACTTGAAGTTGAGTTTAACACCAAAAAAAGAGAAAG ATGCTGCAAGTATGATATACATTtgcctgaatcaaatttttgggAAGATCTAGAATCAAAGATAATGGAGTGCATCAGAAATACACTGGATAAGCGTGTACAATTTTATGAGGAAGAGATAAGAAAGCTCAGCGAACAGCGGCTCATGCCAGTCTGGAACTTCTGTAATTTTTTCATTCTGAAG GAAAGCTTGGCGTTTATGTTTGAAATGGCACACCTCCATGATGATGCCTTACGGGAGTATGATGAACTTGAACTCTGCTATATTGAAACAG TTAACAACACTGGAAAGCAAAGAGACTTTGGAGGGGCAGACCATGGTGACGATCAAGCAGCATTGCTTAATCCAGGAAACAAAGCTTTGACGCAGATTGTCCAAGATGACTCATTCAGGGAGTTTGAATTTCGACAGTATCTATTTGCCTGTCAATCAAAG CTCTTATTCAAGCTAAATCGTCTATTTGAGGTTGCATCAAGAGGTTATTCGTTCATAATAAGCTTCTCAAAATCTTTGGCACTGCATGAG CGTATTCTGCCCTTTTGCATGCGTGAAACCTGGGTGGTAACTGCTTGCTTGGCTTTAATTGACGCAATACTTTCTAATTATAATGATGGACTTATGGCACCTGACATAGAGAAAAGGTTCTTTCATCTTCTAGGTGACCTATATTCGCTAGCAAGAGTGAAG TTCATGAGGCTTGCCTATTTAATTGGATATGGAACTGAAATTGAAAGAAGTCCTGTCAACAG TGCTGCTCTCAGCTTGCTATCTTGGCCTAAGCCAGCAGTTTGGCCTTCAGTTCCTGCAGATGCCTCAGCAGAGGTGCTTGAGAAAGAAAAG GTGATTCTTCAAACTACGTCTAGAACCAAGCCTTTTGGTATCCAGAGGAAGCCCCTGCCTCTTGAACCTACTGTGCTGCTGCGAGAGGCCAACAGGCGGAGGGCTTCACTTTCAGCTGGAAATGCATTTGAAACATTTGATGGTCGCCAGGGTATAACCGAAGG ATCAGGTTTTGATGCATCCACAAGGATGTCGCCATCACAGAAAGTACCTCCAAGTTCCATACCGCGCACTAATTCTTCACCTGGAAACTTTGATGGCTCAATTGACCGGCCTATGAGGCTTGCTGAGATTTTTGTTGCTGCTGAGCATGCTTTGAAGAAAACAATTTCCAGCCAAGAACTGTTgaaatcattatcatcatctgAGGAATTTGAG CAAAAATATTTGGAGCTAACTAAAGGTGCTGCTGACAATTATCATCGTTCCTTGTGGAAAAGACATGGAGTTGTCCTTGATGGTGAGATAGCAGCTGTCTCCTTTAAGCATGGGCATTTTGATCAAGCTGCAAAGTCATATGAGAAGGTTTGTGCACTTTATTCCGGTGAAGGATGGCAGGACTTGTTGGCTGAGGTCCTCCCTAATTTAGCCGAGTGTCAGAAGATACTCAATGATCAAGCTGGTTACTTACTATCTTGTGTGAGGTTACTCTCTCTTGATGAAGGATTGTTTTTGAACGAAGAGCGTCAAGCTTTCCAGTCAGAACTTGTTCGTCTTGCCCACAGTGAATTGAAAGACCCTGTACCTCTAGATGTATCATCATTAATAACATTTTCTGGAAATCCTGGACCACCGTTGGAGTTATGTGATAGGGATCCTGGTACCCTTTCTGTTACTGTTTGGAGTGGTTTTCCAGATGATATAACTCTTGATTCAATTAATCTTACGTTAGTGCCAACATCTAGTGTTGATGAAGGTGCAAAG gcATTGCAGAGTTCTACACCTAATGTGTTACATCCTGGTCGGAATACTATTACCTTGGATCTGCCACCCCAGAAACCAGGATCTTATGTTCTTGGAGTTCTTACTGGGCAGATTGGGCAGTTGAGGTTTAGATCTCatagtttttcaaaaataggtCCTGCAGATACTGATGATTTCATGAGTTACGAAAAGCCGGCTAAACCTATTTTGAAG gTGTTAAGGCCTAGAGCTCTGGTTGATCTTGATGCTGCTGTTTCCTCGCCTTTGTTAACAAATGAACGTCAGTGGATTGGTATTTTAGTTCGACCGATAAATTATTCCCTCAAAGGTGCTGTCTTGTATATTGATACTGGCCCAGGGTTGGAGATTGATGACTCGCATGTCATTGAGATGGAAACCTATGCTGGTGTATCAGAGAATGATGACAACAAGGTGCAGAAAGACGGTGCTCAGATAGACTCTTTAAATTATGAGAAGAAGGTTGAACGCTTGACTCTTCATAATGGAAAAATTGAGTTTCCAAATTGGGCAAGTGACACTCCTTCTATTATCTGGGTTCTGGTTCGAGCCATGAGTGACATGCTCAGCAGAGGATCATCATCAG TTACAACTAGGAGAGAGAGCATTGTAGATGCCATGAGAACAATTGCTCTGAACCTTGAATTTGGAGTATACCACAATCAGATATTCGAAAG GACCCTGGCAGTTCATTTTACATATCCTTTCTATGTGACGACACGTGTAACCGATAAATGCAATGATGGTACATTGCTTTTGCAG GTTATACTTCACTCTGAAGTAAAGGCTACACTGACCATATATGATGCTTGGCTTGATCTTCAACATGGATTTATTCATAATGGTCAAACTGAGGGTAGACCTAGTTCAAGCCTCTTCCCACTAGTCATATCTCCTACTTCCAAAGCAGGAATTTTGTTTAGTATCTGCCTTGGCAAGACAAATGGAGAAG aagacagaaagcagcAAGAAAGCATATTAAATATCAAATATGGAATTTCTGGTGATAGAACAATTGGAGCCCACCCTCCTGTCATGGATGAATCTACTAAAGTTGATGGTGCCAGACAGGAGTTGATCTTCAAGAATGCAATTACTTTGCAAAGGCCTGTGCTTGATCCATGCTTAGCTGTTGGTTTTCTTCCTCTCCCTTCAGATGGTCTAAGAGTTGGGCAACTAGTTAAGATGCAATGGAGGGTGGAAAGGTTAAAGGATTTGGATGAGAAAGAAGTTCCTGAACAGAAT GATGAGGTTCTATACGAGGTAAAAGCGAATTCTGGAAATTGGATGATAGCTGGGAGGAAACGAGGGCATGTGTCGCTCTCCCCAAAACAAG GTGCAAGGATAATTATCTCAGTATTATGCATGCCACTGGTAGCTGGCTATGTTCGCCCGCCTCACCTTGGGCTACCAGACGTTGATGAAGCGAATGTAAGCTGCAAACCTGCTGGGCCGCATCTGGTTTGCGTTTTGCCCCCAGCTCTGAGCTCATCCTTCTGCATTCCAGTCAATTCATGA